In Juglans microcarpa x Juglans regia isolate MS1-56 chromosome 1S, Jm3101_v1.0, whole genome shotgun sequence, the genomic stretch ttaaagaaatattaataataaaaaatataataatattttatttttatagagaatgtgatgactaatctaatatagacttCAAATTTTGAGTGATTggctaaaagtaaaaaaagcttcatattattcaaattttgaagattgggaTGCACGACTAGCTaatccaataccaatgctctaaggTTTTAATAGTTGATCAGAAAAAACCTTAATTAGTTGGCTTGAAAGTGATCAAAAAGTACCTTCTTAATTATCTTGCATTAATCGCGCGCATTAATGCTGAAAAATGGAAGTTTTCGTGTTGCATGCCCTTGTCATTAGAAACACCACCCACACCTGCATCATGCATTTTGCAACGTGATTTCCACCTATCAATTTTGGTTGGTAGTTGACAATATTCataattcaaaacttgaatTGTAATATATGTATCTATATGAACGTGGTTTTCTAATCTTTGAAATGACCAAATTTCCCTcccgaagaaaaaaaaaaaatcatcattttgtGACTTGAAAATTAGAGATTAAttatattgaagaaaaaaaaaagatattttaattgGAGATTAATTATGAGATATTTGGAATTTCTTGACAATTAATAAAGTCATATGTAAAGTTTTCttgataatttttgaaatttctaaaGATGGACTTTATTCATGAAGTAGTTTTGTGAAAGCAAATAGATGCGCTTttcgattgaaaatttttagTGAAATGTGGTCATGATGTTGtcaatgaaaatatatatcatgtttgagTACAAAATTTGTGACAAATTCTTTTGAGTTATGTGAAAGTCATGTTAAAAATACTTGCGTGTTGTGAAATTAATTGAGGTACATTAAGATGTGATAATTGAATCattgatcatatttttttaacataaatatatttggatttgaaagttataagaaaattttgagaaaatctaCCACGACTATTTGTTTCGAACACGACctaaatattgtaattaatcTCTATGAAggatgttactcatcatctcaagccacatactttaatattttaaaattattattattatttcttattttattttattttattttatttttgttaaactaattgagttgttctatttatcatccatacaccacatacttgttataggaaaaatgaaaaaaaaatggtgtgaTTTAtagtgtgtgaggatgatatataagtagaattattcaatCTCTattccaaatatattacaaacctaaaatataataaaatagtgaagatgaattaattataaatataagatacgatttgatgatgataaagCTCGAACTCAATTAGAGCTCTAATTTAATCCTTCACCAATATATGTATTAAGATTAATGCccttgtatgtgtgtgtataattatatatatataattattcttgaCAGAATTAATTAACAAGCTGCTAGCCCCATGTGTTGTTTGTACGGTGATCGGTGATGTTAAAACGATTCATGTTAGGTGCTTCTTTTCTTTATAGGCAATGAATGAGTCTTTATAGGTCTGTGGGattctttgttccttttttatGGGAATGGCGTCTCTATGCCCTATGCTTATCTCACTAAGGTACGATTAGTTGCTAAACActtctcaatccatctcaatttattattataatttttttaaattctaatacaaaatataataaacaattcaactttttcaaattttaaaataataataatattaaaaaataatattctaataatattttatcattttaatttaactcaacttaactcacttcaacatctaaacgcaacttaaatattataatacttccacaaataaTAATTCCTACGTTCGATACGCAAGgccatgatctatatatatatatatatatatatatatatatatatatatataacgctaaataaaagttttaaatagataaattcataccgatattttgtaaaaaatgtgGGTTTTGCAAGTaagttaaaagtttttttttttttatatttttttatgatggggTTATTTGTTTACGATAGGCTTATGCGAGATTTGTTTATTAGagattgtacaaatcatttatatatatatatatatgttcaataTTAGAGAGAAACGATGTTATTTTAGACACAATTTcaagagttttttcttttctattttggtggtttgcctaaaaaactaaaatggagTGCAAATTTTTCCATTAGGAGGAAAGCATTTCCACGGAAGCGACGATAAAATCACGCACAAGCAGAGTTGGGGGAGGAAAGTCAAAGCGTCAAACTTCAAATGCCCTGTTGCTGACTATAATTGCTACTGCCATGGGAGAGgaggagaaattttttttaaccataaTTACTGCCAAAGCTTACGCGTTGATTAAACCTCATCACCCTATtgcggctctctctctctctctctctctctctctccctgtatCAGGCTGccacttttttcaaactcttccaTCTATCTATAAAAACCCACCATCCCCAATCCTTCTTGTATTAATCCaactctcgctctctctctctctctctcaaaaactCTCAAAATCCAAAAGGTCTTTTGCTTTAAATCAATCAGCTCCCCCGTTTAAGGGAATTTAATGGATGTTAAAGCAGCAAGAGGTCGCAGCTCCAACGTTCAAACCGAGGATGAGACCATGGACCTTAGGAGAGGTCCCTGGACTGTTGATGAGGACTTCACGCTCATCAATTACATTACCAATCACGGCGAGGGTCGCTGGAACTCCCTTGCTCGAGCTGCCGGTAAATATACAGATAATCTTCCATTCgcttttaactttttcatgatttttctatgcataCCATGTATGGAACTGTGTTTCCTGACTTTAATTACATGGATAAGCCAAAAAACATGTTGACAACGTGTCTTCAACTTGTCCTCCAGTCCTCATGTCTCTTGCTTCATTCGCCCTTCGATTGATCTGTCTCTGATTtcgtttatttttctcttctcttgaAATTCTGGTATGGAATTTGGATTTctgctttcttttttctcaaatctaATCTATCTGGCACAAGGACCCAAAGATAAGAGGATGATATAAAGAAGACGCACAGACTGGTAATAGATTcagaagtttatatatatatatatattatatgcatgtatatctatatatcatGATGATGAGATATGCTAGATTATTTTTCGTTCAACCGTACGTACACCTGAtatttataaaacatatataatcgTTACAGCTCTCACCCAGAAAGTGATCACAGGCAGAAAGAGTACAAGAAGTAATAAAAATGCTCCTATTCTCCCCCTCTCCATGTTCGTTTTCTAGAAACTTTACCAAATATTTGGGTTTCTGCAAACAGGTCTGAAACGAACTGGAAAGAGCTGCAGATTAAGGTGGCTCAACTATCTTCGACCCGATGTTCGACGTGGAAACATCACCCTAGAAGAACAGCTAATGATTCTTGAGCTTCATTCTCGTTGGGGAAACAGGTACTTTAGTACATAGTCAATCCGAACTGTTTAATATCGTTTCTCCATGTTGGCCGGGATTCTTTCGATTTAACCCTAATCCTAAATAACCAAAAGTACTGGTTTTGTATCCGTAACTTCATTCAGATGGTCTAAAATTGCACAATACTTGCCGGGACGAACCGACAACGAGATCAAGAACTATTGGAGAACCCGGGTTCAAAAGCACGCCAAGCAGCTCAAATGCGACGTGAACAGCAAACAATTCAAGGATGCCATGCGTTACCTTTGGATGCCGAGGTTGGTCGAGCGAATTCAAGCCGCTGCGGCTGCTACCGCAACCACTGCTCCGGCCACCACCATGAACGGAACATCTTCAGCCGGCTCGACCACCTCAACCATCACTACCAACACTCATCATCATGATCACAACCTTGACGTCCACAAGGGCCAAATGGCTTTGCCACCTGACTTTGGGGTTGCAAAGACTACTCCGAGTTGCACCCCGGAGAATTCTAGCACCACCGCCTCGTCGGACTCTTACGGCACCGATCAGATATCGCAGGTATCGGAGTTCACGGACTACTACGTTAACATCCCGGTCAATAACAACCCTAGTCAGGATTATTTCCCGATTGCTGGGTTCCAGGGCCAGAGCCTAACTAGCCCAGCTGGTAATTATTTCAGTACTGGATTGGATCTCCAAGCCATGGAACAGAACAACCAGTGGCTGGAAGGTGGGGACACATCGGACAATTTATGGAATGTTGAGGACACGTGGTTTTTTCAGCAGCAGCTCCACAACACCGGCATTTGAAATGTGAAAAATGGGGAACAGGGTGCGATCTGCAATCTAGGGAGAGTCCAGAAATTAATGgacaaaaaaatgaagaattttaatgattttaatgTAGGATACATAtagattttgtatttaaatgtacaaaatgTCGTGAAATGAGCACAGCTGGAGTAGATCGAAgatcctagctagctatttTCGTACgtagaaagaattttttttctttgttgcagttttttttttcctttctgggttgaaaaatttttaatataagttttttttttttttaatctgagttattatatttttaagtcggtatatataacatattatctacattacttaaatgataagatttaatttataagaattaaattttaaaatttattttttaaattaaattatatcatataaataatatgaagaatTACACGTTTAGATAATCATGCAGTATTAAAGAAAGAGATCCATAATTGTTTCCACCACTTTCAATACCAAGTCCTTGTGAAGCCAATAAAATATACTAAGATTATGTCGTGTCAAATTTGAAACCTTGTCTATGGGGCGTGAATGAATGAATGGAGGATGGATTAAAGTTCTCATGTTCTagattgccaaaaaaaaaaaataatattaatttctacTCGTGTCATTCCATGATTGGCGGACGTGTAGAACTTAAGTTAGCCCAATAAGGACAGCTAtgtaaagatgaaaaaaataaaacgatgTTATCATGTTGCATGATCGAAGCTAGGCCACCCAAAAGTACGATTCCACTAGTGACTTGTTCTTTTGCCTGCCGACGTACGGACAAACTGCTCGCTCACCGGCAACTTAATTAGCATGAcctaaaaattagaaacattGTTATAATTAAGGAAGTTTATTATTTACgtactaaagaaaaatgatttcaataaattttaaatagataaattttgtacaaaaatttgtaaaaatatagactcaattttaaaaaggtgtaaaaaactttatttatttatttattaagattatttttttttttaaaagattgcaaaatttatctatttaaaatttataagaaaatcttCTCCTAAGCTAGTTTgaatgagagagtgagagagagaactcgatgagagagagaagggagtgGGGTTCGGTGAGAGAGAACTTGAGaagagagagcttgatgagagagagagggttcaATGAGACAGAAAgagtttgaggagagagagattgaaatcGGGGTGATGGGTctgacataaaagaaaattgttacaTCAGGTATGAGGTGTAGGGTGAATAGTAATTGAGGTATAGTATATCTCAAAACTTATACATCAAATTAATCTTGattaaaaaacaagaaagttCGCACGTGGGAAGTTGATTAAAATAGGAAGTACAAACAAGTGATCACGTAGAATATATAGTAGAGATCTGAGATTATGAAAGAGAGAGGCATGGCGGCGGGGAATCTTTGTATGCAGCGTGCGTGCATTTAGTTTAGTTTTAAGAGGAGCCACCAAAGTGGGCCAGTGAGGGGGGTTGAGAATACACCACGTGTCATGTATTGAATTTGGTcgttatttctttttcttttttcgttggACTTATTCGTTAGACTTCCCGGCAGAAATAGTGGCGGCCGCAACACTTGAAACAGCCCCCCTCCCCTAAAAGAGAGCatttaagataaatattatttagataaaaaaactataaatccttctattttattaattttctattatatttaataaaattaattcagttattatatataatatttatgatttataatgccttttcaaatctttatctttaattatagttaaaataattaaaaattatttaatccTAAGTAAAAGAAGtggcaaataaaataaaaaaatatgaggatattttaaacaaaatatattaagtaattaaataCGAGTTTATTTAAAAGAGTGTAGAGCTGGCTTCCATAATGGCGCCAGAAGACCAGTCTTTACGCCACGTTGAGTTGCTCACGTTTTCTTCGGACAACTCAAATTTCAAAGTAAATCTGCCGGGGTGGCGCCCTCTTTCAAAGGACCATAGATGCAAATGACTTCCCAGTCAAAACGTGGGTCCCACATAGTCGCACGTTCGAATTctagtttatttaatttcacGTGTACAACCCAATAGTTATACATACCAATGTTAATACCTAtcataatagtctatatataaataaattatatataaatatatatattataaatagtcttgTATGAATTAAGagatcaaaaaatgaaaaaaagtaaaagttaaaatatcgGCTGGTACTAATCGAAACGGCAAAAATTCTGATCGGTACGAAATAATAGGCTTCCCTATACTGGCTACACCACAAAAAGGATATATTTCGACAATATCGACCGTTATggtacgaaattcaaaatattgataCATACACGTCGTTTAtaattttagagaaatgatacttgtagTCGTAAATGTATAAACGTtgtacaatcactttaaaaaaaatgaataaatatgagatacacatgaaaaaaattaattttttaatagtagaccttactctttttcaaagcgactgtacAATACTTGTACACTCTATAATTGCATGTaacattattcataattttaagaaaatattatttagtaCATTGCTaatcttttctttattctcaTCTTATATGATGACGTAATTACGGTAATTTTAATAGTCAATTTTGgatttattattagttttttaaaaagtgaactAAAGGTCGATGTAGGTCCATCAACATAATAGGATAAAAGTAACAAggaaatatagtatataatattggaaaataaaagtatgacttttaaatatattcatcaaacgtgtatactcatatatatatatatatatatatatatatatatatatattatttttttctaatagttaaggaagaaatattattgaatttatatttatattttatttttcttaatgattaaaaatgattaagaaatgcttaaaaacaaggaaaaaaaaaaaaaaaaggcatttgcACCAGCGTGCATGTTTGGGGGTGTGCACTCTAGCATTGTCATATAATCTAACacataattttagtttaaaactcaaaattgacTCAATTTTCGACAGAATGATTAAAAgcgaaaattaaataataaaatattatttttccctttttgcacatataattattaagataaaatataaataattatatcgATTTCTTTTTACTAACTTAAATTCTTGGGACAAGCAGTGATTTCATATAATGAGGTCCTAAGTTTGAAGCCTGACTATACACTTCAtctcattaattaaatattttatcatttgttgGACCCACTTATTGAGAGGGAGTTTGGCTCATACACGAGAGAATTCTtagaacaaaatataaataattaaatctatattttttaagtaatttaaacttttgagataaacgataatttcacaataatattataatattttatatcgTGTAATAGACCCAATTAAAGAAAATTCGATGATGACAAAACTATTAAGATTAACCTAAAGTCCAATGAAGATTCCTAGTCTCCTTTAAGCTTGCTCTGTAGAGGAAGCTTGGGTGGAGGGATAGTCTCCACTTGCTCGTAGAGTGAGGGAGGGAGAGTCTATCCATAGGATTGAAGTAAGGAGAGATGGAAGATCTGGAGGAAATGTGAGACCAACTAAAACTTATCGAAGAAGAGAATGTTGTAATTGAAATCGGTATATAGCATATGGGGAAGGTTTCGGCTGAGGGAGAAAGAAGTTTAGTGAGGAAATTACTCTCTGACCAAAAAATGAATAATGTAGCTATTAGAACAAAAATGGCTAAGATCTGCAGGCTGGGAGGAACTTTTGCCTTCCATGAAATAATCCCGAACTTGTTTGTGGTAACGTTCGAGAACCAGATGGATAAATGGAAAGTGTTGGAGGGGAAGCCTTCGCTACTTGATAACCAAATTCTGGTTCGAAAATCGTTTGATAGATTTACCCCTCaaatgaattttgattttgagattttctgGGTACATATGAATAACTCGTGAAATAGGGAATCAAATTGGAGCATCTATTGGGTGTGTCAAAGAGGTGGATGTCCGTGAAGATGTAATCATATGGGGTAGTTGCTTAAGGGTGAAAATTGAATTGGATTTAAGGAAGATGACATCCAGAGGTAGTACTGCTAATCTTCTAGGAAACAAAATCTAGGTGCCATTGTCCTACGGGGAGCTTCCAAAACTATGTTTGAAATGTGGAAGATTTAAACATGGAGTGGGGGGTTGTGATGGATTGGTAGGGAAGCGTGACAAATTGCAATATGAAAGTTGGCTTCTTGCTCAGAATAATTCATAGGGGAGAAGTATGGAGAAACATAGTAGTCATGGAAGTGAACAAATGGGAGAAAATGAAGAGGAGTATAACACAGAGAGTGTGCGAAGGGATGGGGCCTCAAATAGTAATGTTACTACTACACAGGTTGGTAGAAGGATGGAGGGGGATGGGTTGATGGTTCTGGGGGTCCTTACGACTAAACAAACTGAGATGGAACTGAGGGTGTTTCAAGCTATGGTGGTTGAATCGATAAACAAAGCATTTTGATGAAAATGGTGAAAGAAGTGAGAAAGGTGACGGGGAACTAAATGACTCTAGTAAAAAGTAGGATGCACAAGGGAATGGAGTGGAGAATGACAAAAGTTCTGAACCGCTAGAGTAGGGGCCTTTTGTAGCTGAATATGAATCTAGTCTAAAGCAATTGGCTAGTGCTGAGCTAAGCCTTGATGACAAAAAGGGGAAGACAGTAAGGGGATGATGGAAGAGAAGGGCACGTAACGCAAGTACTCAAAGTATGTCTATGTTATCATTTGagtgtaaaagaaaattaattgatGAGGATGATAAAGATAATGGGGAGGGTCTAGTAAAGAAGGGGAAAATCAAGGGTATGGATGTGAGGATTGAATGTAACAAGCAAATGTCGAAGGCTGCTAGTCAGCCCCGACACCTTTGGACAGTTTAAAACCTTCACTTATTGGTAAAGGATAATAAACCCAAGATGGTCTTCCTAATGGAGACTAAACTAGCAGCGTGCAACTTTGAAAGTATAAAGGAGAAAATGGAGTGGGAGGGCTGCTTTATTGTGGATCCATGGGATAGAAAAGGAGGTTTGGCATTATTGTGGAGTATAGAGGTAGTGGTGGAGATTGTCAATTTTTCCCAACACCATAATAATGCAACAATGAGATGTGAGGAGAAAAACCTGTCATAGTTATTTACTAGCTTCTATAGCCATCCTGAAGCAAGCAAAAGTAGAGCCACATGGAATCTATTGTCGTTGCTAAATCCATCTATAGAGACACCCTGGTGTATaattggagattttaatgagattgtTTGTCAAGATGAAAATGTGGGAGGGAGACCCAAACCAAAAGCACAAATTGAAGAATTCAGGCAGGCACTAGATGCAAACAGTGTCTTTGATTGGGGATGGAAAGGAAATAGGTATACCTGGAGTAACAAGCATTTAGGTAATACTTTTATAAATGAAAGGTTGCACAGAGCAGTTGCTAATGCAAAATGGGCTGAATTGTTTCGAGACAAAGTAGTTGAAGTTGTGACAACGAGCCAATCTGACCATAAGGCCCTCCTACTT encodes the following:
- the LOC121246212 gene encoding transcription factor MYB108-like, coding for MDVKAARGRSSNVQTEDETMDLRRGPWTVDEDFTLINYITNHGEGRWNSLARAAGLKRTGKSCRLRWLNYLRPDVRRGNITLEEQLMILELHSRWGNRWSKIAQYLPGRTDNEIKNYWRTRVQKHAKQLKCDVNSKQFKDAMRYLWMPRLVERIQAAAAATATTAPATTMNGTSSAGSTTSTITTNTHHHDHNLDVHKGQMALPPDFGVAKTTPSCTPENSSTTASSDSYGTDQISQVSEFTDYYVNIPVNNNPSQDYFPIAGFQGQSLTSPAGNYFSTGLDLQAMEQNNQWLEGGDTSDNLWNVEDTWFFQQQLHNTGI